The genomic interval ggctatcAGATTTTCGGCGCTGACTTTAAAAGCTTcggcttttattttagttataaTGAGTggccggataacataaacatttatatcccatcaatgtatgaaacccctgtggagataacttttgttataaccataaaaacacactcaacaATGACATGGTGccgaatgctagcaatgagctatcTCCTTTAGCTCTTTCATTGATTAAAACCCATACAACGCATTACAcagtaaggtgaccagatttctgaaatcaaatctgggcaCATTTCTTGCTCATGGGTTTCATcgagatgaaattaggaaacgaggacagtaatggtttcatttattttttacatatttattaatatttaaacaacaaaaagtgtaaaagccaggaatgtgcctctccataCTTTTAGTATAAcctaaagattaaaaaaaattaatacatcaatagtgttattaatagaaaactagaactgtgaCTCTGGATTGGGGCAAAGTGGTtggggtgggagtggaggggtcaagGGTGGTTAGCAGAGCTTTTCAGTTTTGTGgagcccaaagagctctgccgcCTCCAAAGGAgagagtgacatgaggaaaagaaaaaaaacagtaaatacaaacatttagcccatggctgtggctgtctgtggagaaaGTTTTTtaacgtaaatccttggtggcgcttgatagtgaagcgccaccaagccagcgatcttggcctcccctgggattgcgcaatcccatgttaactgcgctgacttccattccgtcAATGCATCTTCCtatctctagatcataaattcaattgttcaaacacttatgaactgattttccacaatttaatatatgtgtattacgaattgtgttttggtcattaaactgtGTGTTTTCATGTGCTGCTGGGcaatcataaaagccaaagagctggttgtaggtgaggccggcagttccttggcctctaggcagggggcgctcaaggggcaccgctcctgatccccaaatagtagagtcaaagcaagttacggatgtattattagcgagttttgctaaacaagtaaagcactaaaaagactctaaacatactgCTGGAACGGGACAagtcaaggaaggctttcctccctggcagtgagctcttTAAagtgagagacttttaaaactgaagaagataaaaataacttttaccagaaagtgaccgatatttttgttcagaaagagcacAGCTGaacttcatttctaagtagaggtaagacggcgataattattcatattttgtttttgtaatgaaatgtgcgtaatgtaggttatagtttttgaatgtgttacaaatgcagaaatccatcacaactaataaactgttaccaatcaaatgacaataatttgtctcttggttaattgatttggctcaaccagtctccttcagcactttgcaatgagtctactctgtagagtgtatatatttgtaaatgtgactgatgacgtcagtgcttcactagctatgaaccctaccgcacgtcactgatagatagatatatctatcaacatctgcataccttgattcaaattaaatgattttagtcttatttaacactacaagctacaaggataagaagagaatatcttggttgaacttagaataaaaagtaataagttacgggaaacatgtaattcatatattatgagttgtcatgaaaaggagtaaaagcattaatggtttaaaggtcactgtaaatgaagaacattcattacacacacatatatatatatatatatatatatatatatatatatatatatatatatatatatatatatattagggctgtgcaAGTTAatgcgttaatttcgcgttaattaaTTAGACTATTAGCgacgatattttctttaacgtgcattaacgcatgttgctcacatgcttttattttgtgaaaatcTGTTGCTGCgttgtaggggtttgaatcagaacagtaggtggcgataatgcgccaataacctcgctgtcagcccgcctcggattcaaagaggaagaaaggtgctggccggaaaaaaacaaagccgacatggggaaggcggtgtttcccgcaggaatttgcttaggcgaggctgTGAGTTGGCGgctggaacaagttttgtgcggagcggagcggggtctgcatcgacgccgtcagtgaagtcgcttctcgtttcaaagtatccatgtgtttttgcctgtttttcccctgccattcactatatgcacgcgagaaagcaacaaaaaaaacgtgtgtTAACGtggaaataaacatgcaagcatatcgagttagcaagcatttcagtttaaagttcttccagcaacaaatatgacagaaacaagttagttgtaaccactgccaagtaaAAATTTGGTATTGAACTTAAAATGGTAATGCGGTTacctgcggttacctcagaaattgcctgtttttggtagatttttttccacataaagagaattccctgtcagtggcaataagctttaatttattattattgctattttttgttttacatgtttaagttgagctttacactaaatatgtgttactgataagtgctacaaatgttacaacacttttgttcatatggcagcagaacattaaaataaaagagctctttacactacttttgaattcattcttggagtttgtaaatacaatgcgattaatcatgattaatcaggcaaattatgcgattaatcgcgattaaatattttaattgttgcccagccctaatatatatatatatatatatatatatatatatatatatatatatatatatatatatatatatatatatatatatatttatcgggaacagttcatggtgggggtttgaggggtctctgatgatatgggctcgggacatgcagcgctgggatgaaatgtccttaatggagggaagaggagccccgatgatcccttctgctgtccccaccactctcctcattttccaccagtcggaggcgctgccgcctccacaccacacagagagacagctggtcagaatgctctctatggtacttgtgtagagggttgtgaggatgggcgggggcagttgggctctcctcatcctccgcaggaagtacaagcgcttctgtgccctcctcaccagatgtggtgtttacagaccaggtgaggttgtccgtgatgtggaatttggtgctgctaaccacctccacagctgagctgtagatgagtttgtgtcatctgcgaatatcatgatgtgattgggggtgaaccttggggtgcagtcgtgtgtcatcagagtaaacagcaggGTGCTgcggacgcagccctgaggggagcctggctgagggtgatgacatcagaggtggtctgtcagaagatgttccagtttttctctTACTCCATCATGCAGATCTTgtctcattcagttctcctgttactggctcctattttttcatgaggaactttcatatatccaaactgagcagtacaaaagctaaacctaagcctggaagtctatgctcataaatcacaaccattaatcagcaaaacaacttataataactatctgaaatataaactaaaagtcaccaatcagttctaaaacatctttagacgaacccttgttgatccctggagaaccagcgtaccagattagTGCCTTACATTTTTATCTAAGTGTCTTTTACTCAGgcgagcagcaactcgtggtcttgtcttactttttgttgattatttttttaacctggacacgaaccaaacatttatcacaggaaCAGCCTGATCCACATAAAATTAAtcgattaacacacttaccaaGACAaagcagctccccatcagttgccaccGGTATGACAACGaactttcttcttctgttttaaaagtggtgcgctcttcttcttcttcttcgtgttctCTTTCAACATTCGTTTCGGTATCTCACTATGGGACACGACCCCAGCGCTGTCCCCCAGAAGCTCTATTACACTACGCCAGTCCTGACTGGCCAGCAAAAGTGACGTCGGCTCCAGGAGGAGGTACTTCCTCCCTCTATAAAAGCTGACGTCATGCAAGCGATCTTCAGTCTAACACCTCTTCTCGCTCCCAGAAGCAACTCTCAGACAGCTAATACGGTACTATTGAGCTAGCTTAACTGTTCACAGAGCGAGCTAACAACTCGGTCGCCGAACGCTTCTCAATAGCTGTGCTTGGTTGTACTGAGTTCTTCTACCGCTGGTCTGTCACCAAACAGCAGCAACTGCAGCTAGTCTCCAAACTAACTGCGCCCCTTTTGCTTTGGTTTTAAACGAAGCTAATAGTCGCGAAGCTTGGACCTGTACTCACCATGGACAGACCCAAACTACCGGCTAGAGCATGCACATGTGGCAACCTCATTGCTGGGGCAGATACCCATTCTGTCTGCGCTTCGTGTCTTGGGCCGCAACATGCCCAAGACGGGTTAGCGTCGCCAGCGAGCTGCGAACACTGTGCACGGCTCTCCGTTAAAACTCGTCGGCGCAGGCTAGCACGCCAAGCTAGCTTGTCAGAGGCGGACCCTGTGCTGGGGGTATCCAACCCCCCCGCACCGGTTCTTGCCGTGACTGATGAGGGAGAGCCCCCGTTAACTCAAGTCAGTTGGGGTGACCAACTTGATGCTGTCGCACCCCTTCTTGATATGGAGGAAGACGAAGCCGACCCCCCGGCGTTCAGTAATTTTGCTGGTGCAGAATCTGACTCCGAGGTGGAATCCGTTAGTCTCGGGTCGGACGACTACGAGCAGGACGGCGAGGCATTCTCCATCCCGTCGGCTGCAAAGCCAACGGAAGCTGGTGAAGCCCACTGCAGCGGCCCCCCAAACCCGACTGCATCAGATTTGCACGATGTCTGCAGAAGAGCAGCTGCAAAGCTGGGCATTGAATGGCCGGAAACCCCGACCGAGACCACCACGTCTCGGTATGAGGGGAAAAGGCTTCCAAAAGCCAAATCTTCCGCCAGACAACTGCTGCCGGTTTTCCCAGAGTGCCTTGAGGAAGCAACCCGGTCCTGGACTAACCCGCTCACCGCCAAGAACCCCGTTCTGGGAGGGTCGGCGCTGGACTGGACCGGCATGGAAGACAGCGGTTTCCTCCGTCTGCCCCCTGTTGAACCTCAGCTGGCATCCCACCTGCACCCCTCGCAGAAATCGACCATGACAGCGGCAGGACCAACCCTCCCGTTCAAGGCCGATTCGTTTCAGTCAGCTTTAAACGAAAAAAGCTACAAAGCAGTAGCAACATCGGTTAAAGCCCTGAACGCCTCATCACTTCTCCTCGCTTATCAAGCAGAACTACAGGAGCAGATGACGGGTGCACCGACCGCAGATCTGTGGGACGAGTTGTGCGTGGTGACAGACCTCTGCCTGCGTCTCCATAGAAACGCTGTCCAGGCCTCAGGGAGAGCGATGGCTCTGATGGTCACTCAGGAGAGAGCTAGATGGTTGAATCTGTCTAGTCTGTCTCAAAGAGAAAAGAATCACCTCCTCGACACTCCGGTGGACCCGAAGGGTTTATTCGGCCCCACCGTTGCAGCGATGCAAAAACGTTgtgaggagaagaagagagaaggTGAAGCGCTGCAACTCTGCCTGCCCAGAAGAGCGCAGCCTCCTCCCCCCGCGGCACCTCGTCAGACGTTTGCTCAGGCGGCGGCTCGACCGGTCTACCGCATCCCTAAGCGCCAACCTCAGCCGCAACCACCGGACCACGGCCAGGGAAAGCAGACCGAGCTCAAAGGTGCATGGGGACGAAAGCCCTTCGCGCCACCGGTGACTTCGGGAACCAAACCTCCGGCCACCGCGAGCGCGAAGAAAAAGAGGCGGGCTACCTAGGAAGCTAGCCTCGGGATGGGAGAGCGGGCACTGCCAGACACCTGCTCCCCTCCCACCGGGAAACGTTCTGTCCCAGTTCGAGTTTGTAAAGCCACGTTCAGGGCAATTCAAACGGCCTGCAGAGCCAGCGTTGGAGCTCACAGTTCAGAAGCCGAAGCAAGCGGAGAAAACTCACGCACAGCCAGAGCTCAGTGGAGCCAGAGCAGTTGCTAGAAAGCACACACCAGTGCACAAACACATGCCAGTGtttgaaaacacaaatatcTCCCTGCATGATAAACTCaataaaattgttaccaggcgCGCAACCAGGTCAAGTGCCGAGGGCgcagccaaaacaaaaaaacataaaaatgtcagaaatgaCATTGGGACAGAACGGGGCCGTGCAGCTGCACATGAGGCCAACAGGGGGAGCTCTTGCCCCACCTTTGGCACACTCGGCAGCTCTCTCTGTGGAAGAGGGAGCAGACCGGGAGCAGCACCAGCTTGCGCAGCCAGCACTGAACAGTGCTCACACGGAAGCACTTCCCAGCCCTCTATCGAGAAAAATCCAGCTGTGGCGAGCGTGCGGGGCATCAGATTGGGTGCTAAAGACCGTATCCAGAGGATACAGGCTCCAGTTTGTAACAGCCCCTCCCCGGTTCAAAGGCATAATACAGTCATATGCGCGGGGAGAACGCGCACGCATTCTGCAAGAGGAGATAATATCTCTGCAGAACAAAAACGCAATTCGGCTGGTCCCGCAGGAGCAAAGCAGAGACGGCTTTTACTCCAGATATTTTCTCGTACCGAAAAAAGGCGGGGGGCTGCGACCGATTTTAGATCTGCGAGCGCTGAACGCATATCTGAGGCAGTATACGTTCAGGATGCTGACACACGCAGCTCTATTAAGGTTTGTGCGTCGAGGAGATTGGTTCATCTCCATAGATTTGAAAGACGCATATTTTCACATCCCTATATATCCCCCTCACAGAAAGTACCTCAGATT from Fundulus heteroclitus isolate FHET01 chromosome 21, MU-UCD_Fhet_4.1, whole genome shotgun sequence carries:
- the LOC118556864 gene encoding uncharacterized protein LOC118556864, whose product is MDRPKLPARACTCGNLIAGADTHSVCASCLGPQHAQDGLASPASCEHCARLSVKTRRRRLARQASLSEADPVLGVSNPPAPVLAVTDEGEPPLTQVSWGDQLDAVAPLLDMEEDEADPPAFSNFAGAESDSEVESVSLGSDDYEQDGEAFSIPSAAKPTEAGEAHCSGPPNPTASDLHDVCRRAAAKLGIEWPETPTETTTSRYEGKRLPKAKSSARQLLPVFPECLEEATRSWTNPLTAKNPVLGGSALDWTGMEDSGFLRLPPVEPQLASHLHPSQKSTMTAAGPTLPFKADSFQSALNEKSYKAVATSVKALNASSLLLAYQAELQEQMTGAPTADLWDELCVVTDLCLRLHRNAVQASGRAMALMVTQERARWLNLSSLSQREKNHLLDTPVDPKGLFGPTVAAMQKRCEEKKREGEALQLCLPRRAQPPPPAAPRQTFAQAAARPVYRIPKRQPSSKVHGDESPSRHR